In one window of Aphidius gifuensis isolate YNYX2018 linkage group LG4, ASM1490517v1, whole genome shotgun sequence DNA:
- the LOC122854684 gene encoding enolase-phosphatase E1-like codes for MAGEKRSQDYEDARDEKIIIVDIEGTTTSISFVKDTLFPYVRNNLKDYIEKNWENAEFKEDVKKLKEMATKDEADKIEGFVPITDSTTDEEKESLMKNILWQMDNDRKSGGLKQLQGHMWRDAYKSGAVKGHVYEDVPKSLEAWTKDNRKIYVYSSGSVEAQKLLFENTENGSLLKYFTDYYDTEIGEKQQTSSYKNILTKIDTEGKNVLFLTDVTKEAQAAIDAGMSSIIVIREGNAELTSEEKNKFTTIKSFDDLSFKTSAKRVKIDDTIEVEKNDTKVVTDEAKKTDKVETKTTTTTTDVEMKDVSTSNVEKNENKEDDKPKEEPMQVETEITKVDDDVVTKKEEEKEVKKNDTSVVKNDTSVVKTDEKIEKKNDKIEEPVVKASTSEVKSIEKETTTTTTTPTKKITTEETTKKDTVVVDDDKKIDENTQVQKKSETTSQKSTEENKSDKIEKTNEKIIVEAEETKTKTEIEVKKIEVEKTNNDTTVKTVETTKTEETNDKKDKKDDDIVEKVKNTDEKISDKPITEEVKQNGDSKKSTDKNETTTTTTTTTTTPTVTVTETKVPETTKVTNGQKTELNGDSKKVELIEKKETEVKVASVNNETTSTTTTKTDDEPAKIESAKKEEDEKPKNDDEKQRVNGNTDDKNDKTHQNGVNEEKSKNGESSTDTETFKVKKVVEIIADGAGEAEVAPPVAVVAATS; via the exons ACAATTTGAAAGATTACATTGAGAAAAATTGGGAGAATGCAGAGTTCAAGGAAGATGTCAAAAAACTCAAGGAAatg gcAACTAAAGATGAGGCTGATAAAATTGAAGGTTTTGTACCAATAACTGATTCAACAactgatgaagaaaaagaatcattgatgaaaaatattttatggcAAATGGATAATGATCGTAAATCTGGTGGTTTAAAACAATTGCAAGGTCACATGTGGCGTGATGCATACAAGTCTGGTGCTGTCAAGGGCCA tGTCTATGAAGATGTACCAAAGTCACTTGAAGCATGGACAAAGGACAATcgtaaaatttatgtttattcaaGTGGCAGTGTTGAAGcacaaaaattgttatttgaaaatacTGAAAATGGTagtcttttaaaatattttactgatTATTATGATACTGAAATTGgtgaaaaacaacaaacatcaagttataaaaatatattgacaaaaATTGATACTgaaggaaaaaatgtattatttttaactgacGTTACTAAAGAAGCACAAGCAGCTATTGATGCTGGCATGTcatcaattattgttattcGTGAAGGTAATGCTGAGCTTAcaagtgaagaaaaaaataaatttacaacaattaaatcatttgatgatttgtcatttaaaacatcagctaaaagagtaaaaattgatgatacaatagaagttgaaaaaaatgatactaaAGTTGTTACTGATGAAGctaaaaaaacagataaagttgaaacaaaaacaacaacaacaacgactgATGTAGAAATGAAAGATGTTAGTACatcaaatgttgaaaaaaatgaaaataaagaagatGACAAACCAAAAGAAGAACCAATGCAAGTTGAAACTGAAATAACaaaagttgatgatgatgttgttacaaaaaaagaagaagaaaaagaagttaaaaaaaatgatacatcAGTTGTTAAAAATGACACATCAGTTGTTaaaactgatgaaaaaattgaaaaaaaaaatgataaaattgaagaacCAGTTGTTAAAGCTTCAACAAGTGAAGttaaaagtattgaaaaagaaacaacaacaacaacaacaacgccaacaaaaaaaattacaactgaagaaacaacaaaaaaagatactgttgttgttgatgatgataaaaaaattgatgaaaatactcaagtacaaaaaaaaagtgaaacaaCAAGTCAAAAATCAACTGAAGAAAATAAGtctgataaaattgaaaagacaaatgaaaaaataattgtagaagctgaagaaacaaaaacaaaaactgaaattgaagttaaaaaaattgaagttgaaaaaacaaataatgacaCAACAGTAAAGACTGttgaaacaacaaaaacagaagaaacaaatgacaaaaaagacaaaaaagatGATGACATTgttgaaaaagttaaaaatactgatgaaaaaatttctgATAAACCAATTACAGAAGAAGTTAAACAAAATGGTGATTCTAAAAAATCAacagataaaaatgaaactaccaccaccaccaccaccaccacaacaacaccaacagtCACAGTAACAGAAACAAAAGTACCAGAAACAACAAAAGTAACAAATGGCCAAAAAACTGAATTAAATGGTGATTCAAAAAAAGTAGaactaattgaaaaaaaagaaacagaaGTTAAAGTTGCATCtgtaaataatgaaacaacatcaacaacaacaacaaaaactgATGATGAACCAGCTAAAATTGAATCAGccaaaaaagaagaagatgaaaaacctaaaaatgatgatgaaaaacaaCGTGTTAATGGTAAtactgatgataaaaatgataaaactcATCAAAATGGtgttaatgaagaaaaatcaaaGAATGGTGAAAGTTCAACAGATACCGAAACATTCAAGGTAAAAAAAGTCGTTGAAATTATTGCTGATGGTGCTGGTGAAGCTGAAGTAGCACCACCAGTTGCCGTTGTTGCCGCGACGTCCTAA